A stretch of Antennarius striatus isolate MH-2024 chromosome 6, ASM4005453v1, whole genome shotgun sequence DNA encodes these proteins:
- the b3gat1a gene encoding galactosylgalactosylxylosylprotein 3-beta-glucuronosyltransferase 1 isoform X1, whose protein sequence is MPKRRDILAIVLIVLPWTLLITVWHQSAIAPLLAIRKACHHLVKEILIIPERLAVRHHRLSDDGVEGKREAGGPAQDSKEYCASDKDIVEVVRTEYVYTRPPPWSDVLPTIHIITPTYSRPVQKAELTRLANTFLHVPNLHWILVEDSQRRTPLVTRLLRETGLNYTHLNVETPRNYKLRGDTRDPRIPRGTMQRNLALRWLRETFNANSSQAGIVYFADDDNTYSLELFEEMRSTRKVSVWPVAFVGGLRYESPKVNAAGKVYGWKTVFDPHRPFAIDMAGFAINLRLILFKPQAYFKLRGVKGGYQESSLLRELVTLNDLEPKAANCTKILVWHTRTEKPVLVNEGKKGFTDPNVEI, encoded by the exons ATGCCGAAGAGAAGAGACATTCTTGCCATCGTGTTGATTGTGTTACCCTGGACTCTGCTCATCACAGTTTGGCACCAAAGCGCTATCGCTCCGCTCCTCGCCATCCGCAAGG CCTGTCACCACCTAGTAAAAGAGATCTTAATCATTCCAGAGAGGCTCGCGGTCCGTCACCACCGGCTCTCAG ATGATGGAGTCGAGGGCAAGAGAGAGGCGGGTGGCCCGGCACAGGACTCCAAGGAATACTGTGCCTCAGATAAGGACATTGTGGAGGTGGTGAGGACGGAGTACGTGTACACGCGACCTCCACCCTGGTCCGATGTGCTTCCCACCATCCACATCATCACCCCGACGTACAGTCGACCGGTGCAGAAGGCCGAGCTGACACGGCTGGCCAACACTTTCCTCCACGTCCCCAACCTGCACTGGATCCTGGTGGAGGACTCGCAAAGGAGAACACCTCTCGTCACGAGGCTCCTCCGAGAAACGGGGCTCAACTACACCCACCTCAACGTAGAGACGCCCAGGAACTATAAGCTGCGGGGTGACACCCGAGACCCAAGAATCCCTAGGGGGACCATGCAGAGGAATCTTGCCCTGCGGTGGCTGAGGGAGACTTTCAACGCCAACAGCAGCCAGGCCGGAATCGTCTACTTCGCAGACGACGACAACACGTACAGCCTGGAGCTTTTTGAGGAG ATGAGATCTACTCGGAAAGTTTCAGTGTGGCCTGTGGCCTTTGTGGGCGGCTTGCGGTATGAATCCCCCAAGGTCAACGCAGCCGGAAAGGTCTACGGCTGGAAGACGGTGTTCGATCCCCATCGGCCTTTTGCCATCGACATGGCCGGCTTTGCAATCAACCTGAGGCTGATCCTCTTCAAGCCACAGGCATATTTTAAGCTCCGTGGGGTGAAAGGAGGCTACCAGGAGAGTAGTTTGCTCCGGGAGCTCGTCACACTCAACGACCTGGAGCCCAAAGCAGCCAATTGCACTAag
- the b3gat1a gene encoding galactosylgalactosylxylosylprotein 3-beta-glucuronosyltransferase 1 isoform X2, with translation MPKRRDILAIVLIVLPWTLLITVWHQSAIAPLLAIRKDDGVEGKREAGGPAQDSKEYCASDKDIVEVVRTEYVYTRPPPWSDVLPTIHIITPTYSRPVQKAELTRLANTFLHVPNLHWILVEDSQRRTPLVTRLLRETGLNYTHLNVETPRNYKLRGDTRDPRIPRGTMQRNLALRWLRETFNANSSQAGIVYFADDDNTYSLELFEEMRSTRKVSVWPVAFVGGLRYESPKVNAAGKVYGWKTVFDPHRPFAIDMAGFAINLRLILFKPQAYFKLRGVKGGYQESSLLRELVTLNDLEPKAANCTKILVWHTRTEKPVLVNEGKKGFTDPNVEI, from the exons ATGCCGAAGAGAAGAGACATTCTTGCCATCGTGTTGATTGTGTTACCCTGGACTCTGCTCATCACAGTTTGGCACCAAAGCGCTATCGCTCCGCTCCTCGCCATCCGCAAGG ATGATGGAGTCGAGGGCAAGAGAGAGGCGGGTGGCCCGGCACAGGACTCCAAGGAATACTGTGCCTCAGATAAGGACATTGTGGAGGTGGTGAGGACGGAGTACGTGTACACGCGACCTCCACCCTGGTCCGATGTGCTTCCCACCATCCACATCATCACCCCGACGTACAGTCGACCGGTGCAGAAGGCCGAGCTGACACGGCTGGCCAACACTTTCCTCCACGTCCCCAACCTGCACTGGATCCTGGTGGAGGACTCGCAAAGGAGAACACCTCTCGTCACGAGGCTCCTCCGAGAAACGGGGCTCAACTACACCCACCTCAACGTAGAGACGCCCAGGAACTATAAGCTGCGGGGTGACACCCGAGACCCAAGAATCCCTAGGGGGACCATGCAGAGGAATCTTGCCCTGCGGTGGCTGAGGGAGACTTTCAACGCCAACAGCAGCCAGGCCGGAATCGTCTACTTCGCAGACGACGACAACACGTACAGCCTGGAGCTTTTTGAGGAG ATGAGATCTACTCGGAAAGTTTCAGTGTGGCCTGTGGCCTTTGTGGGCGGCTTGCGGTATGAATCCCCCAAGGTCAACGCAGCCGGAAAGGTCTACGGCTGGAAGACGGTGTTCGATCCCCATCGGCCTTTTGCCATCGACATGGCCGGCTTTGCAATCAACCTGAGGCTGATCCTCTTCAAGCCACAGGCATATTTTAAGCTCCGTGGGGTGAAAGGAGGCTACCAGGAGAGTAGTTTGCTCCGGGAGCTCGTCACACTCAACGACCTGGAGCCCAAAGCAGCCAATTGCACTAag